The nucleotide sequence GTCCGTCAGGACATGCGGGGACCTCCTTCCGATTGGCTCTACCCACGCCATAGCGCGGTCACTCCTCGGGATGGTTCGACACGCCCCGATTCCATCGGGGCGGCTCACCACGACAGGGGAGCACCACGATAGCCGCGCGGAGTGTTAGGTTCAAGCCCGCCGGACAGGTTGGGAAGTAAAGCCGGCGCCGGCGCGTTCCGCGAAAGGTCCGAGCACTCAGCCGGCGGTCGGGTAGATCTCTTTGACGTCCGCAAGACAATACGCTGGCTCCCGCTCGCCGTCCAGACCACGCATGGCGAATGTAAGGGAGAGGTTCGCCCACTCCGTCTCGTCCTGACGCGTGTCGTCGTGTTCAGCCCTGGTCAGGAGGTATTCGACAAAGCACAATACTACCGCCTGCTTCCGATCCGGGAGACGCTGTACGTACTGGTAAATGCGTAGGGAATATCTCCAGCCGCTCAACAACATCAAATGCCCCATCGGTAAGCATCTGGGCAAAGCGCGGTGCTTCCCGGGCTAAAAAGTCACCAATTGCCTCCAGGTCGGCAAGGGCCTGAGGCGCCCAGATTACTCGTGCCACTTCTTGATCCTTTTTCTGGCCTCAGCATGAGGAATACCCTCACCCGCTTCGATCTGCCGGCGTCCCTGCTCTACTTTGTAGAGCAGGTAGAGCCGCTCCATGGCGTCCTCGAAGGTGGCATCGGCCGGCAGCTCGGCCACTGCTTTGAGCACCTGTTCTTTGACGGTAGGTTCAGTCATGGTTGTTGCCTGGTGCCTGGGTCACTGAATTTCCAGTACTACGCGACACGCCTCACTGCGTTTCTCCATGGATCTACAGAGGTCGTGTCATCTGTCTAACAAAAAACCCCCCGACGCCTGGCGCCGAGGGGTTTTAGTATCTGGGACAACACCTCCTCACACCGCTGCGTTTACCGGCACAGCCGTCAGCCAGCCGTGGGGGTCGTTGCCCTTTTTGATGACCTCGAAAAAGGCGTTCTGGATCTCGGTCGTGATGGGGCCGCGCTTGCCGCTCCCGATCACGTGTTTGTCCACACTCCGGATCGGGGTGACCTCGGCAGCGGTGCCGGTGAAAAAGAGCTCGTCGGCGATGTACAACGCCTCGCGCGGGATCTGACGCTCTTCCACCCGGTAACCCAGCTCGCTCGCCAGGGTGATCACGGTGTCGCGCGTGATGCCGGGCAGGATCGACAGGCTCGACGGCGCCGTATAGATCACGCCGTCGCGGATGATGAACAGGTTCTCGCCGCTCCCTTCCGCCACATACCCCTCTTTGTTGAGCATGATGCCCTCGTTGTAGCCGTTCAACACGGCGTCCATCTTCACAAGGGAGGCGTTCAGGTAGTTGCCGCCGGCCTTGGCCATCGCCGGAAAGGTGTTCGGCGCCATGCGGCTCCAGGAGGCGACATGCACGTCGACGCCGCTCTCGAGCGCCTCCGGACCCAGGTACGCACCCCATTCCCACACGGCGATGACGGTTTCTACGTCGTTCTTGAGCGGGTTGACGCCCAGGCTTCCCATGCCGCGGTACACGACCGGGCGGATGTAACACGCCTTCAGACCGCTGCTCGCGATGGTCTCGAGGGTGGCCGCTTCGAGCTCCTCGATCGTGTACGGGATGGTCATCCGGTAGATCTTGGCCGAATCAAATAGCCGGCGTATGTGCTCGCGTAGCCGGAATACGCCCGAACCGCGCTCGGTGT is from Rhodothermales bacterium and encodes:
- a CDS encoding branched-chain amino acid transaminase — encoded protein: MHHDIWFNGKLVPYEKATLHVLSHVVHYGSSVFEGIRCYDTERGSGVFRLREHIRRLFDSAKIYRMTIPYTIEELEAATLETIASSGLKACYIRPVVYRGMGSLGVNPLKNDVETVIAVWEWGAYLGPEALESGVDVHVASWSRMAPNTFPAMAKAGGNYLNASLVKMDAVLNGYNEGIMLNKEGYVAEGSGENLFIIRDGVIYTAPSSLSILPGITRDTVITLASELGYRVEERQIPREALYIADELFFTGTAAEVTPIRSVDKHVIGSGKRGPITTEIQNAFFEVIKKGNDPHGWLTAVPVNAAV